A portion of the Stella humosa genome contains these proteins:
- the fabI gene encoding enoyl-ACP reductase FabI yields the protein MQEARPLMAGKRGLIMGVANDRSIAWGVAQAVAGAGAQLAFTYQGEALEKRVRPLAESVGSDILLPCDVLDGASLDAVFATLQERWGGLDFLVHAIAYSDKDELKGRYVDTSRENFVQSMLVSCYSFTEVSRRASAMMGPGGSLLTMTYYGAEKVMPHYNVMGVAKAALEASVRYIAADLGGDGVRVNAISAGPIKTLAASGIGDFRYILKWNQYNAPLKRNVTIEDVGGSGLYLLSDLSSGVTGEVHHVDCGYHVVGMKNASAPDIATV from the coding sequence ATGCAGGAAGCACGGCCGTTGATGGCCGGCAAACGGGGTTTGATCATGGGGGTGGCCAACGACCGCTCGATCGCCTGGGGCGTTGCCCAGGCCGTCGCAGGGGCCGGGGCGCAACTCGCCTTCACCTATCAGGGCGAAGCATTGGAGAAGCGGGTGCGTCCGCTGGCCGAATCGGTCGGCTCGGACATCCTGCTGCCGTGCGACGTTCTCGACGGGGCCAGCCTCGATGCCGTATTCGCCACCTTGCAGGAACGTTGGGGCGGGCTGGACTTCCTGGTCCACGCCATCGCCTATTCCGACAAGGACGAACTGAAGGGGCGCTACGTCGATACCAGCCGGGAGAACTTCGTCCAGTCGATGCTGGTCTCCTGCTACTCCTTCACCGAGGTCTCGCGCCGCGCGTCGGCGATGATGGGTCCGGGCGGCAGCTTGCTGACCATGACCTATTACGGGGCCGAGAAGGTGATGCCCCACTACAACGTCATGGGCGTGGCCAAGGCCGCGCTGGAGGCCAGCGTGCGCTACATCGCGGCCGACCTGGGCGGCGACGGGGTGCGGGTGAACGCCATCTCGGCCGGGCCGATCAAGACGCTGGCGGCATCGGGGATCGGCGACTTCCGCTACATCCTGAAGTGGAACCAGTACAACGCGCCGCTGAAGCGCAACGTCACCATCGAGGATGTCGGCGGCTCGGGCCTCTACCTGCTGAGCGACCTCTCGTCGGGGGTCACGGGCGAGGTGCATCACGTCGACTGCGGCTACCATGTCGTCGGCATGAAGAACGCATCGGCACCCGACATCGCCACCGTCTGA
- the aroC gene encoding chorismate synthase, translating into MSFNTFGQLFRFTTWGESHGPALGVVVDGVPPLIPLSEEEIQVWLDRRKPGQSRFTTQRREPDRVEILSGVFEGLTTGTPISLMIRNEDQRSKDYAEIKDKFRPGHADFTYWTKYGIRDYRGGGRSSARETAARVAAGAVARKVLGAGVTVRGALVQIGPHAIDRGRWDWDAVEDNPFWCPDRVTAQSWEGYLDGVRKSGSSAGAVIEIVADGVPAGLGAPIYGKLDSDIASAFMSINAVKGVEIGAGFAAAALSGEENADEMRMEGGQPHFTSNQAGGILGGIATGQPVVARFAVKPTSSILAPRRTVTTGGEEAEIVTKGRHDPCVGIRAVPVGEAMMACVLADHLLRHRAQVGFQNPGVRQDG; encoded by the coding sequence ATGTCGTTCAACACCTTCGGCCAGCTCTTCCGTTTCACCACCTGGGGGGAAAGCCACGGCCCGGCGCTGGGCGTCGTCGTCGACGGCGTGCCGCCGCTGATCCCCCTCTCCGAGGAGGAGATCCAGGTCTGGCTCGACCGCCGCAAGCCGGGGCAGTCGCGCTTCACCACCCAGCGGCGCGAGCCCGACCGGGTGGAGATCCTGTCCGGCGTGTTCGAGGGCCTGACCACGGGCACGCCGATCAGCCTGATGATCCGCAACGAGGACCAGCGGTCCAAGGACTATGCGGAGATCAAGGACAAGTTCCGGCCGGGCCATGCCGACTTCACCTACTGGACCAAGTACGGCATCCGCGACTATCGGGGCGGCGGCCGGTCGTCCGCGCGCGAGACGGCGGCCCGGGTGGCCGCCGGCGCGGTTGCCCGCAAGGTGCTGGGGGCTGGCGTCACCGTGCGCGGCGCGCTGGTGCAGATCGGCCCGCACGCCATCGACCGTGGCCGCTGGGACTGGGACGCGGTCGAGGACAACCCGTTCTGGTGCCCGGACCGGGTGACCGCCCAGAGCTGGGAAGGCTATCTCGACGGCGTCCGCAAGTCCGGCTCGTCGGCGGGGGCGGTGATCGAGATCGTGGCCGACGGCGTGCCGGCCGGCCTGGGCGCGCCCATCTACGGCAAGCTCGATTCCGACATCGCGTCGGCCTTCATGAGCATCAATGCGGTGAAGGGGGTCGAGATCGGCGCCGGTTTCGCGGCGGCCGCCCTGTCGGGCGAGGAGAATGCCGACGAGATGCGGATGGAGGGCGGCCAGCCGCACTTCACCTCCAACCAGGCGGGCGGCATCCTGGGCGGCATCGCCACCGGCCAGCCGGTGGTGGCGCGCTTCGCCGTGAAGCCGACGAGTTCGATCCTTGCCCCCCGCCGCACCGTCACCACGGGCGGTGAGGAGGCCGAGATCGTCACCAAGGGCCGCCACGACCCCTGCGTCGGCATCCGTGCCGTGCCGGTGGGCGAGGCGATGATGGCCTGCGTACTGGCCGACCATCTGCTGCGCCATCGCGCCCAGGTGGGCTTTCAGAATCCGGGAGTTCGCCAAGATGGATGA
- a CDS encoding molybdopterin-dependent oxidoreductase, translating to MDDGAIRVSHSSHWGAFTAWKSGDGIAVAPHPADPDPSPLLANVPQAARHAARIAQPMVRRGWLERGPGPDPMRGRDEFVPMAWDDVLDRLAAELTRVYDGPGAEAVYGGSYGWSSAGRFHHAQSQVHRFLNLMGGYIRSVNSYSAGAASVILPRVLGNFVDYARRNVPWTHLEKYTDLVVSFGGMAIKNATVGSGGTSKHLARGHMAAARQRGAEFVVIGPLRDDLPEEAGAEWLPIAPGTDTALMLGIAHTLVADGLHDRAFLDRFCEGYPVFEDYLTGRSDGVAKDAAWAAPICGMPADDIAALARRMAGRRTLVVVSQSLQRAEHGEQPIWMALVLASMLGQVGLEGGGFSYGLGSIANIGKAALDVPTPTLSQGQNPIRPFIPVARISDMLLQPGVEFDYDGRRMTYPAIKLVYWAGGNPFHHHQDLARLRRAFAAVDTLVVQDSVWTATARHADIVLPATVTLERDDIGAAAFDPTMVAMKQVLEPFGQARDDYTIFAELSRRLGIEQEFTEGRTAGEWLRHLYEPTRKAIAAREGSAPDFDQFWAAGEMTLPTAPEDGGPTRAFRLDPEGAPLPTPSGRVEIYSSTIAGFGYADCPGHPTWMAPTDGVGSAAIGKWPLQLVANQPATRLHSQLDFGGYSQDSKVRGREPIRIHPDDAAARGIAEGDVVRLFNDRGACLAGAQLSRDVRPGVVQLATGAWYDPVDAAEDNPLCVHGNPNVLTRDVGTSSLAQGCTGQLTCVQVERFAGNLPPIRAFDPPAAD from the coding sequence ATGGATGACGGCGCGATCCGCGTTTCGCACAGCTCGCACTGGGGCGCCTTCACGGCCTGGAAGTCCGGCGACGGCATCGCGGTCGCCCCCCACCCGGCCGACCCGGACCCCTCGCCCTTGCTGGCCAACGTCCCGCAGGCGGCCCGACATGCCGCTCGCATCGCCCAGCCGATGGTCCGCCGCGGCTGGCTGGAGCGCGGTCCCGGGCCGGACCCGATGCGCGGTCGCGACGAATTCGTGCCGATGGCCTGGGACGACGTGCTCGACCGGCTCGCGGCCGAACTGACGCGCGTCTATGACGGACCGGGCGCGGAGGCCGTCTATGGCGGCTCCTATGGCTGGTCGAGCGCCGGGCGCTTCCACCATGCCCAGAGCCAGGTCCACCGCTTCCTCAATCTGATGGGCGGCTACATCCGCTCGGTCAACAGCTACAGCGCGGGTGCCGCCTCGGTCATCCTGCCGCGCGTGCTGGGCAATTTCGTCGACTATGCCCGCCGCAACGTGCCGTGGACCCACCTGGAGAAGTACACCGACCTCGTCGTCAGCTTCGGCGGCATGGCGATCAAGAACGCCACCGTCGGCAGCGGCGGCACCAGCAAGCACCTGGCGCGCGGCCACATGGCGGCCGCCCGCCAGCGTGGCGCGGAATTCGTCGTCATCGGCCCGCTGCGCGACGACCTGCCGGAAGAGGCAGGGGCGGAATGGCTGCCGATCGCGCCCGGCACCGACACCGCGCTGATGCTGGGCATCGCCCACACGCTGGTGGCCGACGGCCTGCACGACCGCGCCTTCCTCGACCGCTTCTGCGAGGGCTACCCGGTATTCGAGGACTACCTGACCGGCCGGTCGGACGGGGTGGCCAAGGATGCCGCCTGGGCCGCACCCATCTGCGGCATGCCGGCCGACGACATCGCGGCACTCGCCCGGCGCATGGCCGGCCGGCGCACGCTGGTGGTGGTCAGCCAGTCGCTCCAGCGCGCCGAGCATGGCGAGCAGCCGATCTGGATGGCGCTCGTGCTGGCCTCCATGCTGGGCCAGGTCGGGCTCGAGGGCGGCGGCTTCTCCTACGGGCTGGGTTCGATCGCCAATATCGGCAAGGCCGCGCTGGACGTGCCGACGCCCACCCTGTCGCAGGGGCAGAACCCGATCCGCCCCTTCATTCCGGTCGCCCGCATCTCCGACATGCTGCTGCAGCCGGGCGTGGAGTTCGACTATGACGGCCGGCGGATGACCTATCCGGCCATCAAGCTGGTCTACTGGGCGGGCGGCAACCCGTTCCATCACCACCAGGACCTGGCCCGCCTGCGCCGGGCGTTCGCCGCCGTCGATACCCTCGTGGTGCAGGATTCGGTGTGGACGGCGACTGCGCGGCACGCCGACATCGTGCTGCCGGCGACCGTGACGCTGGAGCGCGACGATATCGGCGCTGCCGCCTTCGATCCCACCATGGTGGCGATGAAGCAGGTGCTGGAGCCGTTCGGCCAGGCGCGCGACGACTACACGATCTTCGCCGAACTGTCCCGCCGCCTGGGGATCGAGCAGGAGTTCACCGAGGGCCGCACGGCCGGGGAGTGGCTGCGCCATCTCTACGAGCCGACGCGCAAGGCGATCGCCGCCCGGGAAGGCTCCGCGCCCGACTTCGACCAGTTCTGGGCCGCCGGCGAGATGACGCTGCCGACCGCGCCCGAGGATGGCGGCCCGACCCGGGCCTTCCGCCTCGATCCCGAGGGGGCGCCCCTGCCGACGCCGAGCGGCCGGGTCGAGATCTATTCGTCGACCATTGCCGGCTTCGGCTATGCCGACTGCCCCGGCCACCCGACCTGGATGGCGCCGACCGATGGCGTCGGCTCGGCCGCTATCGGCAAGTGGCCGTTGCAACTGGTGGCCAACCAGCCGGCGACCCGGCTGCACAGCCAGCTCGATTTCGGCGGTTACAGCCAGGATTCCAAGGTGCGCGGGCGCGAGCCCATCCGCATCCATCCCGACGACGCGGCCGCGCGCGGCATCGCCGAGGGCGACGTGGTGCGGCTCTTCAACGATCGCGGCGCCTGCCTGGCCGGCGCCCAGTTGAGCCGCGACGTGCGCCCGGGCGTGGTCCAGCTCGCGACCGGCGCCTGGTACGACCCGGTCGATGCGGCCGAGGACAACCCGCTCTGCGTCCATGGCAACCCGAACGTGCTGACGCGCGATGTCGGTACGTCCAGCCTGGCCCAGGGCTGCACCGGCCAGTTGACCTGCGTGCAGGTGGAGCGGTTCGCCGGCAACCTGCCGCCGATCCGCGCCTTCGACCCGCCGGCCGCGGACTAG
- a CDS encoding IS630 family transposase (programmed frameshift), translating to MGRAYSLDLRSRVVALIESGVSRHKAAAHFAVSVATAIRWAQRKRDTGGVAPKATGGRRALSLSPHRAWILGRIDEKSDLTVRGLVSELRERGVAASYGAVQRFVRSEGLRFKKSLHASEQERPDVAYRRRRWRLHQKRIDPSRLVFIDETWAKTNMTRTHGYAPVGQRLIGRVPHGHWKTMTFLAALRADRIDAPCVFDGPINGERFLAYVEQALVPTLRPGDVVVMDNLGSHKGQGVRRALRRAGAKLFFLPPYSPDLNPIEQVFAKLKTLLRKAEERSPTSTWQRIGKLLDLFPPDECSRYLRNAGYAAT from the exons ATGGGTCGGGCCTACTCATTGGACTTGCGGTCTCGCGTGGTAGCTCTGATTGAGTCCGGCGTGAGCCGGCATAAGGCGGCGGCGCATTTCGCGGTAAGCGTGGCGACGGCGATCCGTTGGGCGCAACGCAAGCGGGATACGGGGGGCGTTGCGCCGAAGGCGACAGGCGGGCGCCGGGCGCTGTCACTGTCGCCGCATCGCGCCTGGATACTGGGTCGGATCGATGAGAAGTCGGACCTGACGGTGCGCGGACTGGTGTCCGAGCTCCGCGAGCGCGGGGTGGCGGCGAGCTACGGAGCGGTGCAGCGCTTCGTGCGCTCCGAGGGGCTGCGCTTC AAAAAAAGCCTGCATGCAAGCGAGCAGGAACGGCCTGACGTTGCCTACCGTCGGCGGCGCTGGCGATTGCACCAGAAGCGGATAGACCCGTCTCGCCTGGTGTTCATCGACGAGACCTGGGCGAAGACCAACATGACGCGTACCCATGGTTATGCGCCGGTCGGCCAGCGTCTGATCGGCCGGGTGCCGCATGGGCACTGGAAGACCATGACCTTCCTGGCAGCCCTGCGTGCCGACCGGATCGACGCGCCGTGCGTCTTCGACGGACCGATCAACGGCGAACGCTTCCTAGCCTATGTGGAGCAGGCGCTCGTCCCGACGCTGCGACCGGGCGACGTGGTCGTGATGGACAATCTCGGCAGTCACAAAGGGCAGGGCGTTCGGCGCGCGCTTCGGCGCGCCGGCGCGAAGCTCTTCTTCCTGCCGCCCTACAGCCCCGATCTCAACCCGATCGAACAGGTCTTCGCCAAGCTCAAGACCCTCCTGCGGAAGGCAGAGGAGCGCTCGCCCACCTCCACTTGGCAGCGGATCGGCAAGCTCCTCGACCTCTTCCCCCCAGACGAATGCAGCCGATATCTACGAAATGCCGGATATGCCGCTACCTGA
- a CDS encoding NAD(P)-dependent oxidoreductase, which yields MPDDRFRVALSGDFRRADGSPAYPMFDLGPLLDDPDIEVAYVDPVDGHLPADRLAGFDAVIVLVPRFDAASIPADGRLALVARFGVGYDSVDVAACTAAGIAVAITPDGVRRPVAVAIITYMLALAGRLVAKDRIVRGGPAAWPQRNDHMGLGLTTRTFAQLGVGNIGLETLKLLQPFGMRLIAHDPYIDPAAVAGLGVELVGLERLFAEADFLSVSVPLNPETRAIVNADRLRTMKPTAFLINTARGPVVDQKALAQALTEGWIAGAGIDVFEVEPCPADDPLLRLDNVLFTPHSLCWTDECFAGIGAADVRATLAVKRGQAPTGLVDRSVLDNPLWQARLANIASRFGC from the coding sequence ATGCCCGACGACCGCTTCCGTGTCGCCCTCAGCGGCGATTTCCGTCGCGCCGACGGCAGCCCGGCCTATCCCATGTTCGACCTGGGACCGCTGCTGGACGACCCCGACATCGAGGTCGCCTATGTCGACCCGGTCGACGGCCACCTGCCGGCCGACCGGCTGGCAGGCTTCGACGCGGTCATCGTCCTGGTGCCGCGCTTCGATGCCGCGAGCATTCCCGCGGACGGGCGGCTGGCGCTGGTCGCCCGCTTCGGCGTCGGCTACGACAGCGTCGACGTGGCCGCCTGCACGGCCGCCGGCATCGCCGTCGCCATCACGCCGGACGGGGTGCGCCGGCCGGTCGCGGTCGCCATCATCACCTACATGCTGGCGCTGGCCGGCCGGCTGGTGGCCAAGGACCGCATCGTTCGCGGCGGCCCCGCCGCCTGGCCGCAGCGCAACGACCATATGGGCCTGGGCCTGACCACCCGTACCTTCGCCCAGCTCGGCGTCGGCAATATCGGGCTCGAGACGCTGAAGCTGCTGCAACCCTTCGGCATGCGGCTGATCGCGCACGATCCCTACATCGACCCCGCCGCCGTCGCCGGCCTGGGGGTGGAGCTGGTCGGCCTGGAACGCCTGTTCGCCGAGGCGGACTTCCTGTCGGTGTCGGTGCCCCTGAACCCGGAGACGCGCGCCATCGTCAACGCCGATCGGCTGCGGACGATGAAGCCCACCGCCTTCCTGATCAACACCGCCCGCGGCCCCGTGGTCGACCAGAAGGCGCTGGCCCAGGCCCTGACCGAGGGCTGGATCGCCGGGGCCGGCATCGACGTGTTCGAGGTCGAGCCCTGCCCCGCCGACGACCCGCTGCTGCGGCTCGACAACGTGCTCTTCACCCCGCACTCGCTGTGCTGGACCGACGAATGTTTCGCCGGCATCGGTGCTGCCGACGTGCGCGCGACCCTGGCCGTCAAGCGCGGCCAGGCACCCACCGGCCTCGTCGACCGGTCGGTGCTGGACAATCCGCTGTGGCAGGCACGGCTGGCGAACATCGCCAGCCGCTTCGGTTGCTGA
- a CDS encoding glycosyltransferase family 4 protein, with protein MTTNAAISVARAAGKIPTDRPFGKDMANNAFISAFLATTPHEDLYLYASTAGTAEKYKEILGTLTTRKFKTHFLSHNELARLGEPGCIMHLDPHLARDAWDRRRIGQRSYSIAGLIHTMAGPFNLDAHMETVIGPVQSWDALVCTSRAVKKTMEMLFERWHAYMADRYGATRLPTPQLPILPLGVDVAKFRKTDARIAAGRAWRQRLGIADDALAVLYLGRLSYVEKAHPTPMFIALEQAAKASGRKMHAIMAGWFPMPEHEEAFREAARLYAPSIGLSIVDARVEPAKTEIWHAADVFASLVDNIQETFGLAPVEAMAAGLPVVVSDWDGYRDTVRDGEDGFRIPTYAPPGGAGALLPLGNAALNESFQRYVGSTALMTAVDIPRAAAAFASLALDPQLRARMAATAARRGREVFDWPVVMEQYRALWSELAARRIRDGESGARRDGHSHEPRVEDPFRLYGHFASRQLSADLVLALPPAGTGVPVQAIRKSALNNLADRHFLRQDEQEAVLGLLAGGPQPISALVAVVADVRRAAVYRWLGHLLKFDAIRIAG; from the coding sequence ATGACGACGAACGCCGCAATCTCCGTCGCCCGCGCCGCCGGCAAGATCCCGACCGACCGACCGTTCGGGAAGGACATGGCGAACAACGCCTTCATCAGCGCCTTCCTGGCGACCACGCCCCACGAGGACCTCTATCTCTATGCTTCGACGGCCGGCACGGCCGAGAAGTACAAGGAGATCCTGGGCACGCTGACCACGCGCAAGTTCAAGACCCACTTCCTGTCCCACAACGAGCTGGCGCGCCTGGGCGAGCCCGGCTGCATCATGCATCTCGACCCCCACCTGGCGCGCGACGCCTGGGACCGGCGGCGGATCGGCCAGCGCAGCTACAGCATCGCCGGCCTGATCCACACCATGGCCGGGCCGTTCAATCTCGACGCGCACATGGAGACGGTGATCGGCCCGGTGCAGAGCTGGGACGCGCTCGTCTGCACCTCGCGCGCGGTCAAGAAGACCATGGAGATGCTGTTCGAGCGCTGGCACGCCTACATGGCCGACCGCTATGGCGCGACCCGCCTGCCGACGCCGCAGCTGCCGATCCTGCCGCTCGGCGTCGACGTGGCCAAGTTCCGCAAGACCGACGCGCGCATCGCCGCCGGCCGGGCGTGGCGCCAGCGCCTGGGCATCGCCGACGACGCGCTGGCCGTGCTCTATCTGGGCCGCCTCTCCTATGTCGAGAAGGCCCATCCGACGCCGATGTTCATCGCCCTGGAGCAGGCGGCCAAGGCGAGCGGGCGCAAGATGCACGCGATCATGGCCGGCTGGTTCCCCATGCCAGAGCATGAGGAAGCGTTCCGCGAGGCGGCCCGCCTTTATGCCCCCTCGATCGGCCTCAGCATCGTCGATGCCCGTGTCGAGCCGGCCAAGACCGAGATCTGGCACGCGGCCGATGTCTTCGCGTCGCTCGTCGACAACATCCAGGAGACGTTCGGCCTGGCGCCGGTCGAAGCGATGGCGGCGGGCCTGCCGGTCGTCGTCTCCGACTGGGACGGCTATCGCGACACGGTGCGCGACGGCGAGGACGGGTTCCGCATCCCGACCTACGCCCCGCCGGGTGGGGCGGGCGCCTTGCTGCCGCTCGGCAATGCCGCCCTCAACGAGAGCTTCCAGCGCTATGTCGGCTCGACCGCGCTGATGACGGCGGTCGACATCCCGCGGGCGGCTGCCGCCTTCGCCTCCCTGGCGCTCGACCCGCAGCTCCGCGCGCGCATGGCCGCCACCGCCGCCCGGCGCGGCCGCGAGGTGTTCGACTGGCCGGTGGTGATGGAACAGTACCGGGCGCTGTGGAGCGAACTGGCCGCCCGCCGCATCCGCGACGGCGAGAGCGGCGCCCGCCGCGATGGCCATTCGCATGAGCCGCGGGTCGAGGATCCGTTCCGCCTCTACGGCCATTTCGCCAGCCGCCAGCTTTCGGCAGACCTGGTGCTGGCCCTGCCGCCGGCCGGGACGGGCGTCCCCGTCCAGGCGATCCGCAAATCCGCACTGAACAACCTGGCCGACCGCCACTTCCTGCGCCAGGACGAGCAGGAGGCGGTGCTGGGTCTGCTGGCCGGTGGGCCGCAGCCGATCTCGGCCCTGGTGGCGGTCGTGGCCGACGTGCGCCGGGCCGCCGTCTATCGCTGGCTGGGCCACCTGCTGAAGTTCGACGCCATCCGCATCGCGGGCTGA
- a CDS encoding class I SAM-dependent RNA methyltransferase — translation MNETMTVTALGSGGDGLAEAGADRLYIPFAAPGDRLLVARERKAGDGWRARIVERLADGPDRTAPACRHFGECGGCVVQHIAAPAYQAWKRARVVEAFAREGLDPGVIAPLVPAEPGDRRRLRLAVQPAGGRLLVGFNAAGSDRIVPISECPVAAPELVAILPALARGLAAIWPRRHAGDVALTLTEGGIDLLLVVPGTFGAPARTALARLAEDLDLARLSVAPDDRTAPEPVAIRRAPRVRFGGIAVTPPPGGFLQAGMRSEAVLSALVAEAVPAGATVADLHAGCGTFALAVAGKARRVLAFDRDAPALEALLAGARAGGVGNRVTVERRDLDRRPPTLAEMRTWTAAILDPPRAGAAALADALARSAVPRVVYVSCNPVTFARDAARLVAGGLRLEQATPVDQFLWSPHVELVAVFRRPA, via the coding sequence ATGAACGAAACCATGACCGTGACGGCACTGGGCAGCGGCGGCGACGGGCTGGCCGAGGCCGGCGCCGACCGGCTCTACATCCCGTTCGCCGCCCCTGGCGACCGGCTGCTGGTCGCGCGCGAGCGCAAGGCGGGCGACGGCTGGCGCGCCCGCATCGTCGAACGGCTGGCGGACGGCCCCGACCGGACGGCCCCGGCCTGCCGCCATTTCGGCGAATGCGGCGGCTGCGTCGTCCAGCATATCGCTGCCCCCGCCTACCAGGCCTGGAAGCGCGCGCGGGTCGTCGAGGCCTTCGCGCGCGAGGGCCTTGATCCCGGCGTGATCGCGCCCCTGGTCCCGGCCGAGCCCGGCGACCGCCGCCGCTTGCGGCTGGCGGTGCAGCCGGCCGGCGGCCGCCTGCTGGTGGGCTTCAACGCCGCCGGCAGCGACCGCATCGTCCCGATCAGCGAATGTCCGGTCGCCGCACCCGAACTGGTGGCGATCCTGCCGGCGCTGGCCCGCGGCCTGGCCGCTATCTGGCCCAGGCGGCATGCGGGCGACGTCGCCCTGACCCTGACCGAGGGCGGGATCGACCTGCTGCTGGTCGTGCCCGGCACCTTCGGGGCGCCCGCACGCACGGCCCTGGCCCGCCTGGCCGAGGACCTCGACCTCGCCCGCCTGTCGGTGGCGCCCGACGACCGCACGGCACCCGAGCCGGTGGCGATCCGCCGGGCGCCGCGGGTGCGTTTCGGCGGCATCGCGGTGACGCCACCGCCCGGCGGGTTCCTGCAGGCCGGCATGCGGTCCGAGGCCGTCCTGTCTGCGCTGGTGGCCGAGGCCGTGCCGGCCGGGGCGACCGTGGCCGACCTCCATGCCGGCTGCGGCACCTTCGCGCTGGCCGTGGCCGGCAAGGCGCGCCGGGTCCTGGCCTTCGATCGCGACGCCCCCGCCCTGGAGGCCCTGCTGGCCGGCGCCCGCGCCGGCGGGGTCGGCAACCGGGTGACCGTCGAACGGCGCGACCTCGACCGCCGACCGCCTACGCTGGCGGAGATGCGCACCTGGACCGCGGCCATCCTGGATCCGCCGCGGGCGGGTGCGGCTGCCTTGGCGGATGCCCTGGCCCGGTCGGCCGTGCCGCGCGTCGTCTATGTCTCCTGCAACCCGGTCACCTTCGCGCGCGATGCCGCCCGCCTGGTCGCGGGCGGGTTGCGGCTGGAGCAGGCCACGCCGGTCGATCAGTTTCTGTGGTCGCCGCATGTCGAGCTGGTAGCGGTTTTCCGCCGGCCCGCATAA
- a CDS encoding TlyA family RNA methyltransferase, which produces MLVARGLAESRERAQALILAGRVFTGERRLDKPGVKVAGDLALEVRGGEMPWVSRGGLKLVGALDHFAIDPAGLVALDVGASTGGFTDVLLARGAARVYAVDVGHGQLAWKLRGDPRVVVLERVNARHLTTETIPEPIDLVVCDASFIGLETVLPTPLSLTGPGARLVALIKPQFEVGRGRVGKGGIVRDPALHEEVCLRIRAWLESLPGWTVLGVTQSPIHGADGNVEFLIAGAKAEPA; this is translated from the coding sequence ATGCTGGTGGCACGCGGGCTGGCCGAAAGCCGCGAGCGGGCGCAGGCGCTGATCCTGGCCGGCCGCGTCTTCACCGGCGAGCGCCGGCTGGACAAGCCGGGCGTGAAGGTCGCGGGCGACCTGGCGCTGGAGGTGCGCGGCGGTGAGATGCCCTGGGTGTCGCGCGGCGGCCTGAAGCTGGTGGGCGCGCTCGACCATTTCGCCATCGACCCGGCCGGCCTGGTGGCGCTCGACGTGGGCGCCTCGACCGGCGGCTTCACCGATGTGCTGCTGGCCCGCGGGGCGGCCCGCGTCTACGCCGTCGACGTCGGCCACGGCCAGCTTGCCTGGAAGCTGCGCGGCGACCCGCGGGTGGTGGTGCTGGAGCGCGTCAACGCCCGCCACCTGACGACGGAGACCATCCCCGAGCCGATCGACCTCGTCGTCTGCGACGCCAGCTTCATCGGGCTGGAGACGGTCCTGCCGACGCCCCTGTCCCTGACCGGCCCGGGTGCCCGGCTGGTCGCGCTCATCAAGCCGCAGTTCGAGGTGGGCCGCGGCCGCGTCGGCAAGGGCGGCATCGTGCGTGACCCGGCCCTGCACGAGGAAGTGTGCCTGCGCATCCGGGCGTGGCTCGAATCCCTGCCCGGCTGGACCGTTCTGGGCGTAACCCAGAGCCCGATCCACGGCGCCGACGGCAACGTCGAATTCCTGATCGCGGGCGCCAAGGCCGAGCCGGCATGA